AGCGACCCGCGCGCGGCCGCCTTCGCGCCCGACCTGCGGGTCCGCGCGGGGGGCCTGCGGACCGTCACCTATCTTCAGGGCGACTTTGCCACCATGGGGGTCATGACGCAGCGCGAGACCTCGCCGGGGCGCTGGACCCCCATGGGCGCAGCCGTGAACCGCGCCCCGAACACCTTCGCGGCCGACCCCCAGCTCGCGCTCGACGCCGGGGGCAATCCGGTCGTCGCCTGGATCGAGGCCGATCCGCGCCCCGAAGGCGGTCCGGACCGGCTGTTCGTGAGCCGCTGGACCGGCCGGGCGTGGCAGCCCCTGGGGGGCGCGTTGCCTCCCGCTCCCCAGAGTGCCGAGGCCCCGGCGCTGGCCCTGACCCCTGGCGGCGAGGTCCGGGCCGCGTGGCTGGCCGGGGGGCAGGTGCGCGCGGCGCGCTGGACCGGCAAGGCGTGGCAGTCCTACGCCCTGCCCGACACCCGGCAGGCCACCAGCCCCAGCCTGAGCCCCGACGGCGCGTATCTGGCGGTCAGCGACGGGGGCAGGCTGCGGGTCTGGGCACTGCCGCAGGAGAGATGAAGCCGCGCCGCCGGATTCCCATTTCTGCGCGCCCTGCCCGCTTGCTAAGGTGAGCCGATGCACTTCTCTTCTCTGCCCTGCCTGCGCCCTGCCCCGCCCCAGGTGAGCCGATGAGCGGCGGACTGGTCGCGCTGCTCGACGACGTGGCCGCCATCGCCAAGCTCGCGGCGGCGTCGGTGGACGACATCGGGGCGGCCGCGAGCCGCGCGGGGATCAAGGCGATCGGCGTGGTCGTGGACGACACGGCGGTCACGCCGCGCTACGTCACCGGGTTCCGGCCCGAGCGCGAACTGCCGATCATCTGGCGCATCGCCAAGGGGTCGCTGCGCAACAAGATCGTGTTCATCCTGCCGGCGGCGCTGCTCCTGAGCCAGGTCCTGCCCGGGGCCATCACGCCGATCCTGATGCTCGGCGGCGCGTACCTGTGCTTCGAGGGCGCCGAGAAGGTCTACGAGGCGCTGGGCGGCGGTCACGGCCACGCCGAGGAGGCCGGCGCGGAGGTCGGCAGCGCCGCACACGAGGAACAGATGGTCGCCGGGGCCGTGCGCACCGATTTCATCCTCTCGGCCGAGATCATGGCGATCTCGCTGGGCGAGGTGGCGCAGGAGCCGCTGCTCTCGCGGGCGCTGATCCTGATCGTGGTGGCCATCGTCATCACGCTGCTGGTGTACGGCCTCGTGGGCCTCATCGTGAAGATGGACGACATCGGGCTGCGCCTCGCCCAGAGCGGTTCGGGCGCGGCGCGGGCCGCCGGGCGCGGGCTGGTCAGGGGCATGCCCGCCGTGATGTCGGTGCTCTCGGTCGTCGGCACGGCGGCGATGCTGTGGGTGGGCGGCCACATCGTGCTGGTGGGCCTGGAAGAGTTCGGCGTGGGCGGCCCGCTGCACTTTTTCCACGGCCTCGCGGTGTCGGCCGGGCACGCCATTCCCTTCGCCGAGGCGGTCGTCGAGTGGCTGGTCGAGACCCTGGGCTCGGCCCTGGTGGGCCTGGTGCTGGGCGGGATCATCGTCGGGATCATGCACCTGCTGCCCAAGAAGGGGGGGAAGGCGGCGGCACACTGAAGCTGCCGGGCCGGGCGGCCGCTTGTGACCTCCGTCCTTCCCGGCCCACGTCCCCATCGGCTACACTGCAACGTTGAATGTTGCGCCCCGCGCGTGGGTGCGCGGAGGAGCAGCACAGATGACCGTACAGGAACAGCCGGTGGGCCTCGCCCCCGCCAAAAAAGTTGGATTCATCAGCCTGGGGTGCCCCAAGGCGCTGGTGGACAGTGAACGCATCTTGACGCAGCTGCGGGCCGAGGGCTACGAGGTCGCGCCGAGCTACGAGGACGCCCAGGCCGTCATCGTGAACACCTGCGGCTTCATCACCCCGGCGGTCGAGGAATCGCTCGCGGCCATCGGGGAGGCGCTCGACGCCACCGGCAAGGTCATCGTGACCGGCTGCCTAGGCGAGCGCCCCGAGAAGATCCTGGAGCGCCACCCCAAGGTCGCGGCGATCACGGGCAGCGAGGCCGTGGACGACGTGATGGGCCACGTGCGCGAGCTGCTGCCGATCGAGCAGGGGACCTTTACCGGCCTGCTGCCGGTCGCGGCCCCGGGCATGCGGGCAGGCATCGCCGTGCCCGAGCGCGAGGCGACCCGCCACGGCGACGTGTTTGCGCCCAGCGTGCGCCTCACGCCCCGGCACTACGCCTACGTCAAGATCGCGGAGGGGTGCAATCACACCTGCTCGTTCTGCATCATTCCCAAGCTGCGCGGCAAGCAGGTCAGCCGCGACGCGGGCGCGGTGCTGTACGAGGCCTTCCGGCTCGTGGCGGGCGGCACCAAGGAACTCGTCGTGATCTCGCAGGACACCTCGGCCTACGGGGTGGACGTGCGCCACCGCGACTCGGAATTCCAGGGCGAGCAGGTCCGCGCGCATCTCACCGACCTCGCGGTCAAGCTCGGCGAGATGGGCGCGTGGGTGCGGATGCACTACGTGTACCCCTACCCGCACGTCGAGAAGCTGGTGGAGCTGATGGCGGCCGGCAAGATCCTGCCCTACCTCGACGTGCCGCTGCAACACGCCTCGCCGCGCGTGCTGCGCGCCATGCGCCGCCCCGGCGCGGGCAAGCAGCTCGACACCATCCGGCGCTGGCGCGAGATCTGCCCCGAGCTGACCATCCGCTCGACCTTCATCGTGGGCTTTCCCGGCGAGACGGAAGCCGAGTTCCAGGAACTGCTGGACTTCCTGGAGGCCGCGAGGCTCGACCGCGTGGGCGCCTTCCCCTACAGCGACGTGGACGAGGCCGACGCGGGCGCGCTGGACAACCCCGTGCCCGAGGAGGTCAAGCAGGAGCGGCTGGCCCGCTTCATGGAAGTCGCGCAGCGGATCAGCGCCGAGAAGCTGGCCGAGAAGGTCGGCCGCGTCCTCGACGTGATCGTGGACGAGTTCAACGACGAGGACGACGACGCCCCCGGCACCCGCCTCATCGGCCGGACCAAGGGCGACGCCCCGGGCATCGACGGGCAGGTCTACCTGTACGCGGGCGACTTCGCCGGGCAGGTCAAGATCGGGGACATCGTGCAGGCGCGCATCGAGGAGAGCGACGAGTACGACCTCTTCGGCGAGGTCGTGGCGCGGCCCGAGTGGCGCCCCAACGTGCCGCAGCTCGGACACTTCGGCAAGCACTGAGCCGGACAGGGGCGGGGGAGGAGCAGACCGGAGTCTGCCCCTCCCCCGCGCCTATTCCCCCTCGGGCAGGTCGGGGGTCAGGTCCACGCGCAGCAGGTAGGGGTCCGGGCCGCCGCGCCCCTGGTAGCGCGCGACGAGGTCGTTCAGGTCGCGTTGCAGGGCCTTGGCGTCGGCCCGGGTCAGGAACAGCCGCTCCAGCCTCACCGACAGCGCGGGAGCTTCGGGGCGCTGCAACTCGGCGTAGTCGAAGTCGCCCGCGCGCGGTGTCACGTCGGCGATCACGAGGTCGCCCTCGCGGAACAGCCGCAGACCGATCTCTCCCTCGTCGCGCACGAGCGCCATCGACGCCTGCACGAGCGCCCGGTTGATATGGTCCTGCACCTGCGCGCTGTGCAGCCCCACGAGTTCTTCCAGGCTGCCCAGCGGCGTCAGGGTATAGGGAATGAGCAGGGCGTCGGCCACCGCGCGGTAGTGCCGGATGCTGCGGCCCCGGCGCGGCTCCAGATGGTCCTCGACGACCAGCCCGGCGCGCAGCAGCCGCCTCACGCGGTGGTGCGCGGCATTCAGCGCCAGCCCCAGGTGCGCCGCGAGCGCCCCGGCGGGCCAGGGCCGCAGCATCAGCGCCGAGAGCACGCGGGTGTAGTCGGGGTCCAGACACAGCCGGGCGGCCTCGGGGCTGTCGAGGGTATGCCACGCACGCGCCATGCCTCAGCCTACTCGCCGCGCCGGGTTGCGGGTCGAGTAGAGGAATGCGAGCCTGAGCCATGACCTTCTCTCCTCCCGGCAGCGACCCCGCCCGGTTGCGGGCCGCCGAGGCGCTGTGGAACCCGGCGCTCCTGCCCGACCCCTACCCGCACTACGAGGTGGTCCGGGGCCTGGGCGGCGGCCTGATGCCCCTGCCCGAGTGGAACGGCTGGTTCCTGACCTCGCACGCGGCCGTGAGCGCGGTGCTGCGCTCGCCGGCCGCGCGCAGCGGCGGGGGCATCGAGGCGATGCCGGGCAGCGACGGCACGCGGCTGCTCCAGGGCATGATGCTGTGGCACAACGGCCCCTCGCACGCGCGACTGCGTTCCCTGGTGTCGGCCGCCTTCACGCCGCGCGTGGTCGAGGAGCAGCGCGAACTGGTGCGCGGCCTGCTGCGCGACCTGCTCGCCTCCTGGCGGGGCCAGGACCGGGTGGACGTGGTCGCCACGCTGGCGCACCCGCTGCCTGCGCGGGTCATCATGGCGATGCTGGGCCTGAGCGGCGAAGACGAGGCCCGCTTCGTGCGCTGGTCGAACAGCGTGGCCGAGCTCATCGGCGGCGCGCAGGGATCGCCCGAACTGCTCGCACGCATCGACGCCGATGCCCGCGAGATGCGCGGTTATTTCCGCGACCTCGTGGAGGACCTGCGCGCCCGGCCCCGCCCCGGTCTGCTCTCGGCGCTGGCGGCGACTGGGGACGGCGCCGAGCGCCTGAGCGGCGACGAACTGCTCTCGAACGCCGTGCTGCTGCTCACCGCCGGGCACGAGACGACCAGCAACCTCATCCCCGGCGGTCTGCTGGAGCTCGCGCGCCAGCCGGAGGCCTGGGCCGCCCTGGTCGAGCAGCTCCGGCGGCCCGGCGTGGCCGACGAGCTGCTGCGTGTGGTGTCGCCGGTGCAGGTGGACGGGCGACAGTTGGGCGCCGACCTGACCGTGGAGGGCACGGCCCTGCGCGCCGGGCAGTTCACCCAGTTGCTACTGGCGGCGGCCAACCGCGACCCGGCCGTATTCCCCGATCCTGCCCGCCTCGACTGGGACCGGCCGAACAGCGCGCGGCACCTCGCCTTCGCGGCGGGGCCGCACTACTGTCTGGGGGCCAGCCTCGCGCGGCTAGAGATCGCGGAGGTCTTCGCGGCGCTGGCCGAGGGCTTTCCGGACCTGCGCGTGGCCGACCCACATCCCCGCTACAAGCCCAACCTGATCCTGCGCGGCCCGGCCGAACTGTGGGTACAGCCGGGCTGAAGGATCAGGAAAGTCGGCCGGAGGGGGCCGCGTCCCGCAACCGCTCCGGCAGGCTGAATTCTCCGGCGCGGACCTCGGCGGCCACTGGTGCGCGGCCCAGGCGCAGCAACTCCTCGAAGGCGACGAGGTCGGCGTCGCGGCCCATGCCGCTCGCGGCCACCGTATGCTCGCCGTCGAAGGTGAACTCGATGAAGTTCAGGGTGTCGGGGTCGCCCCACAGGTGGGTTTCGTCCAGCGAATCGGCGTGGCCCACGTAGCGCAGGCTCTTGCCGTACTGCTGGGTCCAGAAGAAGGGCACGCGGGCATCCATCGGCGCCGCGCCGGGAACGTCCAGAATCGCCTGCGCCGCCGCCAGACCGTGTTGCAGGGCCACGCGCCAGTGCTCGACACGCATCTCGCCCAGCACGGTCGGCGCCGCCGCGATGTCGCCCAGGGCGTAGAGGTCGGGGGCGAGTTGCAGCGCCGCGTCCACGTGGACCGCGCCCTTCTCGTCACGCCACTCGGCCAGCAGGTCCGTGTTGGGCGACACGCCGATACCCAGCAGCACGAGGTCGGCGTCCAGGCGCTCGCCGCCCTTGAGGGTCACGGCTTCGACCTTCTCGCCGCCGTCCAGGCGCTCGACCTCGGCCTCCAGCACGAAGCGCACGCCCTTGTCCTCGTGCAGCCTGCGGATGGCCCGGCCCACGCGGGGGGTCAGGGCGCGGCCCAGCACCTCGGCGTCCTGGCCGACGACCGTGACCGACTGCGCGCCGCCCTCGCCCACCAGGCTCGACGCCGCCTCCAGCCCGATGAAGCTGCTTCCCACCACAACCACCCGCGCGCCCTGGGCCGCCGCGCGCAGGGCCTCGGCATCGGCGAGCGAGCGCAGCGGGTACACGCCGTCCAGATCAGCGCCGGGCACCTTGAGGGGCTTGGGGCTGGCTCCGGTCGCCACGACCACCCGGTCGTAGGGCAGGACTTCGCCGCCCGCGAGATGCAGCCTTTTGGCCGCGTGGTCGAGCTTCTCGGCGCGCACGCCGCTGCGCAGGGTCACCCGCTGCTTCTGCGCCCAGTCGCCGCCACCCAGGGGCAGGGTCTCGGGCTTCTTCTTGCCGGTCAGGTAGGCCTTGCTCAGGGCGGTGCGGTCGTAGGGGGCCCGCTCTTCCTGTGTGACCATCGTCAGGTCGCCCGTATACCCGGCTGCCCGCAGGCTCTGCGCCACCATGAAGCCGGCCGCGCCGCCCCCGACGACGAGCGTGTGGCCGTCGGCCGCGCCCTGGGGGGGCTTCGCGGGGGCCTGCGCCTCCTCGGCCACCTCCCAGGCGTCGCCGTCGCGGGTCAGGGTGTAGCGTTTCAGGCCGTCCAGGGCGGGCGGCTCCAGCAGGTGGCCGTCGTCCGCGCTGAAGGTCGCGTGGTGCCAGGGGCACACCACCCGCGCGCCGCAGCGCAGGCCCTTGCCCAGGTCGGCGCCCGCGTGGGGGCACTTGGCGTCGAAGGCCCGCAGCTCGTCGCCGTCGCGCACGACCAGCACCTTGCGGTCGCCGTGCGGAAAGGACGCCATGCCGCCGTCGGGCACGTCGGCGGTGCGGACACGGAGGGGCGCGTGGGTCATGACTGGACCTCCTGGGGAGCGAGCAGCGCCAGGACGTCCTGCGGACGCTCCAGCGGAATGAAGTGGCCGCTGCCGCGCGTGGCGACCGCGCGGGCCTGCGGCAGCGCGCCGAGTACCTGCCCCCGGATGGTGTCCGGGGTGATCGAGGTGTCGTCCTCGGAGTACAGCACCGTCACGGGCGCGCGCAGGCCGCCGAGGTCGCCGCGCACGTCCTCCAGGCTGCCCACGTCGGTCCAGGCGGCCCAGGCTCCGGCGTCGGCGCGCAGGCCGTCCCGCACGAGCGCCTCGAAATCTTCCGGCAGCAGGGGCGAGTAGGCGATGGTTCGGTACTGCTCTTCCAGCGCCGCGCGGTCGCCGTGCGCGGCGCGCAGCCCGGCGCGGTCCTCGTCCGACATCGGCTCGGGGCTGGGGGGCGAGGGCGCGACCAGCAGCAACTCGGCCACGAGGTCGGGATGCCGGGCGGCGAGCAACAGAACGACCTTGCCGCCCATCGAGTGCCCGGCAAGGCGGTAAGGCCCCTCGCCCGCCGCGCGCAGCGTCCGGGCCAGCGACTCGGCCATGTCGGCGGTCGTCTGGCCGGGGCGACCCGCCGCAGCGTTGTCGCCGAAGCCGGGCAGCTCGGGGGTCAGCGCGCCGGCAGGCAGGCCTTCGAGCACCCGCCGCCACACCCCTCGCGAGGTGCCGAACCCGTGGACCAGCGCCCAGCGGGGCTGCGCAGGCCCGGTCATACCGGCACCTTCAGGGTGGCCGGCTCGGTCGTGAATTCGAACATCTCGCCGTGCGGCACGAGCGTGATCTGCCCGAACTGCTCGAGGACCGTGCGGTACGCGGCCTCGACCGGACGGGGATTGCGGGCGAGGTCGTACAGACCCACCGCGTTCACGCGCCCGTTGATCTCGCCCAGCGAGGTGTCCCAGTCGATCTGGTCGGTCAGCGAGTACCACGTGAAGCCCACCACCGGCACGTTGGACTGGCGCAGGTGCAGCACGTTGATCCACTGCTTCCACAGCCAGCTCGGGTTGCGCTCGGCATCGAAGGTGTTCGTCTCGGTATGCATCACCGGCTTGTGGTAGCGGCGGTAGAACCGGCAGGCCAGCTCGTGCCAGCCCAGCACGTCCTCGGCCTGCACCTCGCTGCGGTCGGGCAGCACGATGCGCTCGTTGCGGCCGTAGTAGTCGTTGCCGATGATGTGATGGCCCGGCGGCTCGCAGGTCATGAACCACTGGAACTCGGCGTCCGTCATCCCGTGGTCGCGCAGGTGGCGGTACACCTC
The genomic region above belongs to Deinococcus gobiensis I-0 and contains:
- a CDS encoding DUF808 domain-containing protein; the encoded protein is MSGGLVALLDDVAAIAKLAAASVDDIGAAASRAGIKAIGVVVDDTAVTPRYVTGFRPERELPIIWRIAKGSLRNKIVFILPAALLLSQVLPGAITPILMLGGAYLCFEGAEKVYEALGGGHGHAEEAGAEVGSAAHEEQMVAGAVRTDFILSAEIMAISLGEVAQEPLLSRALILIVVAIVITLLVYGLVGLIVKMDDIGLRLAQSGSGAARAAGRGLVRGMPAVMSVLSVVGTAAMLWVGGHIVLVGLEEFGVGGPLHFFHGLAVSAGHAIPFAEAVVEWLVETLGSALVGLVLGGIIVGIMHLLPKKGGKAAAH
- the rimO gene encoding 30S ribosomal protein S12 methylthiotransferase RimO, which codes for MTVQEQPVGLAPAKKVGFISLGCPKALVDSERILTQLRAEGYEVAPSYEDAQAVIVNTCGFITPAVEESLAAIGEALDATGKVIVTGCLGERPEKILERHPKVAAITGSEAVDDVMGHVRELLPIEQGTFTGLLPVAAPGMRAGIAVPEREATRHGDVFAPSVRLTPRHYAYVKIAEGCNHTCSFCIIPKLRGKQVSRDAGAVLYEAFRLVAGGTKELVVISQDTSAYGVDVRHRDSEFQGEQVRAHLTDLAVKLGEMGAWVRMHYVYPYPHVEKLVELMAAGKILPYLDVPLQHASPRVLRAMRRPGAGKQLDTIRRWREICPELTIRSTFIVGFPGETEAEFQELLDFLEAARLDRVGAFPYSDVDEADAGALDNPVPEEVKQERLARFMEVAQRISAEKLAEKVGRVLDVIVDEFNDEDDDAPGTRLIGRTKGDAPGIDGQVYLYAGDFAGQVKIGDIVQARIEESDEYDLFGEVVARPEWRPNVPQLGHFGKH
- a CDS encoding helix-turn-helix domain-containing protein, with the translated sequence MARAWHTLDSPEAARLCLDPDYTRVLSALMLRPWPAGALAAHLGLALNAAHHRVRRLLRAGLVVEDHLEPRRGRSIRHYRAVADALLIPYTLTPLGSLEELVGLHSAQVQDHINRALVQASMALVRDEGEIGLRLFREGDLVIADVTPRAGDFDYAELQRPEAPALSVRLERLFLTRADAKALQRDLNDLVARYQGRGGPDPYLLRVDLTPDLPEGE
- a CDS encoding cytochrome P450, whose protein sequence is MTFSPPGSDPARLRAAEALWNPALLPDPYPHYEVVRGLGGGLMPLPEWNGWFLTSHAAVSAVLRSPAARSGGGIEAMPGSDGTRLLQGMMLWHNGPSHARLRSLVSAAFTPRVVEEQRELVRGLLRDLLASWRGQDRVDVVATLAHPLPARVIMAMLGLSGEDEARFVRWSNSVAELIGGAQGSPELLARIDADAREMRGYFRDLVEDLRARPRPGLLSALAATGDGAERLSGDELLSNAVLLLTAGHETTSNLIPGGLLELARQPEAWAALVEQLRRPGVADELLRVVSPVQVDGRQLGADLTVEGTALRAGQFTQLLLAAANRDPAVFPDPARLDWDRPNSARHLAFAAGPHYCLGASLARLEIAEVFAALAEGFPDLRVADPHPRYKPNLILRGPAELWVQPG
- a CDS encoding FAD-dependent oxidoreductase, which encodes MTHAPLRVRTADVPDGGMASFPHGDRKVLVVRDGDELRAFDAKCPHAGADLGKGLRCGARVVCPWHHATFSADDGHLLEPPALDGLKRYTLTRDGDAWEVAEEAQAPAKPPQGAADGHTLVVGGGAAGFMVAQSLRAAGYTGDLTMVTQEERAPYDRTALSKAYLTGKKKPETLPLGGGDWAQKQRVTLRSGVRAEKLDHAAKRLHLAGGEVLPYDRVVVATGASPKPLKVPGADLDGVYPLRSLADAEALRAAAQGARVVVVGSSFIGLEAASSLVGEGGAQSVTVVGQDAEVLGRALTPRVGRAIRRLHEDKGVRFVLEAEVERLDGGEKVEAVTLKGGERLDADLVLLGIGVSPNTDLLAEWRDEKGAVHVDAALQLAPDLYALGDIAAAPTVLGEMRVEHWRVALQHGLAAAQAILDVPGAAPMDARVPFFWTQQYGKSLRYVGHADSLDETHLWGDPDTLNFIEFTFDGEHTVAASGMGRDADLVAFEELLRLGRAPVAAEVRAGEFSLPERLRDAAPSGRLS
- a CDS encoding alpha/beta fold hydrolase, with product MTGPAQPRWALVHGFGTSRGVWRRVLEGLPAGALTPELPGFGDNAAAGRPGQTTADMAESLARTLRAAGEGPYRLAGHSMGGKVVLLLAARHPDLVAELLLVAPSPPSPEPMSDEDRAGLRAAHGDRAALEEQYRTIAYSPLLPEDFEALVRDGLRADAGAWAAWTDVGSLEDVRGDLGGLRAPVTVLYSEDDTSITPDTIRGQVLGALPQARAVATRGSGHFIPLERPQDVLALLAPQEVQS